In the Paenibacillus sp. FSL R7-0337 genome, GTTCCGCTCAGCTTCCGTGAATGGTGTCTGGTGCTGGTGATGGCCGGAATCCCGACCTTTCTGATGGGAGCGGGCAGCGTCTTGGGCGGTAAGAAGAACCGCAGCCGCAGCGGCGGACGTCAGATGATAAAAAGTACAAAGTTTTCAGCATAAAATCAATAGCCTCACTCCACTCCTATAGGGTATGCTGGTTTCACTGAGAAGCTTGGTTTATGATAAATCAGGAATGTGAAAATAGCTGAGATTACTTATAGGAGTGGACCTGACAATGGAATTTACTAAAATGCACGGATTGGGCAATGATTTTATTATCGTATTCGGTGAGGATGAGCTGCCGGGCAATGCCGCGGAGCTTGCAGTTACACTGTGCAACCGGTTCTTCGGCATCGGCGCAGACGGACTGGTATATATTCTCCCTTCGCAGCGCGGCGATTACATGATGCGTATCATGAACTCCGATGGCTCCGAGGCTGAACAATGCGGCAATGCGATCCGCTGTGTATCCAAATATGTATATGAGCATGGTCTGGTGGAATCGGAGCAGATTGTCATTGAGACGATTGGTGCCGGAGAACAGAAGGTCTCCCTGAAGGTGAAGGACGGGATCGTGGAGAGCGTAACTGTGGATATGGGCGAGCCGGTTCTGTCTGGACTGCAGATTCCTGTAGCGATTGATGCAGAGCCTGTGCTCGACCAGCTGATTGAAGCGGACGGCACAGCGTTCAGATTCACCGCAGTCTCTATGGGCAATCCGCATGCAGTCATTTATGTGGACGATGCCGTAACGTTCGATCTCGCTACATGGGGGCCGAAGCTGGAGGTTCACCCGCTCTTCCCGCGGAAAGTTAACGTGGAATTTGCCACAGTGGTGAACCGCAGCCACGTGGATATGCGCGTCTGGGAACGCGGAGCCGGTCCTACCCTGGCGTGTGGAACAGGCGCCTGCGCGACTCTGGTCTCCTCCGTGCTGAACGGAGTGACGGACCGCTCGGCGGTCATCAGCCTGAAGGGCGGCGACTTGTTCATCGAATGGAACGAGGAAGACAACCATGTCTATATGACCGGCCCTGCCCAGGTGGTATACACCGGCTCAGTAGATATCTGATATCTGATTCCCATATAATTATTTGAAATCCCCTGTATGCCAGATGCAGGGGATTTCTTATGAAATTCAGAGCCGGAATGGAGCCTGCGTATGAAATGAAAGCCGAATAATGGCAGACGTATCTGCGAATAATAGAACTCTGCATAGAATCAGGGAGGAGGAGCGGGTATGAAATCAGGGTCTAACCGAAAAACGCAGAATGCGGGAGCAGATACTGCACCGGGACGGCCACAAGGCGGTGTTCCCTTGGGCCTCGCGGATACGGTCGCCCAGAGTCTGCTCTACATTCAGACGGAGCTTGGTGACAGTCCGGATCTCCTGATCCGCAGAATCCAGATCGGGGGAGAACGCCGGCTGGAAGCGGCTGCTGTTCATCTGAGCGGGCTGGCGGACCCGGCATCCGTGAATGAATTCGTGCTGGGCTCACTGTTGAATCATACGGAGGAGCTATTCCTCGACAGCACGGCTGGCAATGCTGACAGACCGCAGGAACAAGCTTCGCTCCCGCAGCAGATCCTTAGCCGTGCTATGGAGATAGGTGACGCGGAGCTTAAGGAGGATTGGAAAGATGTCATGCTCGCTATTCTCTCCGGGGACACTGCGATTCTGTTGGAGGGCTGCCGGGCAGCGATTCTGTGCGGGACCAGGGGCGGGGAGCAGCGGGCGGTCAGTGAGCCTTCCTCCCAGCTCGTGGTCCGGGGGCCGAAGGACGGGTTCGTCGAGTCGGTGGCCACGAACATCTCGCTGATCCGCCGCAGAATCAAATCTGCCAAGCTGCGCCTGGAAGTCATGAAGATCGGTTCCGAGACCCATACCCATGTGGCGCTGATGTACATGAAAGGGATTGCGGGGGAGGATCTGATCCGCGAAACCAGAGACCGGCTGAACAAGATTGTCATCAATGAGATTCTGGAATCCGGGTATATTGAGGAATTAATTCAGGACAAGACCTTTACACCGTTTCCAACGATCTACAACACGGAACGGCCGGATGTGGCTGCAGGCAATCTGCTCGAAGGCCGGGTGGTTATTATTGTGGACGGCACGCCGTTTGTGCTGATACTTCCGGCGGTGTTTACGCAGTTTTTTCAGTCTGCCGAGGATTATTCCCAACGGTTCGACATTACCATATTGATGCGGCTAATCCGTTATTTGAGCTTCCTCGTGCTGATTCTGGGTCCGTCGGTCTACCTTGCGCTGACTACCTATCATTATGAGATGATTCCGACCACGCTGCTGATTAATCTTCTCTCCCAGCGGGAGAATGTGCCCTTCCCAGCCTTTGTGGAACTTCTCTTGATGGAGATGGCCTTTGAAATCCTGCGTGAAGCCGGGGTACGCATGCCGCGCGCCATCGGACAGACGGTCTCAGTAGTCGGTGCGCTTATCTTGGGAACGGCGGTGGTAGAGGCCGGGATTATTACGCCTATCATGGTTATCGTAGTGGCGTTGACCGGGATTGCCAGCTTTGCTCTTCCGGCATACAACCTGGCCATTGCCGGGAGAATTATCCGGTTTGCTTTTCTGATCATGGCCAGTATATTCGGCTTCTATGGAATTACACTGGGCCTGATCCTGCTTGTGGCACATATGAGCAGCCTGAGATCCTTCGGCGTTCCTTATCTTTTCCCCTTCGTGCCGCTCTCCATTAAAAGCCAGAAGGACACGCTGTTCAGACTGCCGCTCTGGCTGATGGGGCCGGACAAGCCGCCGGCGCAGATGCGCGAGGAAATGCCGGACTACATGCTGCTAACGACTGGACATGAGGAAGAACTGCCCCCGTTAATCCGCATGAACGCCAGGGCTGAGGAGGAGAACCGTGAAAAATAGAATTTTTTGCCTGGGGCTGCTGGTTGTCCTTCCAATGCTGCTGCTTACCGGCTGTTGGGATAGTGTTGAACTCAACCGGCGGGCGATTGTCTCGGGGGTCGCGATCGATAGGGGCGATTCTGAGGCTGAGCGGTACAAGTTGTCTTTTCAGGTGATAGTGGCGGAGGAAATCTCCGGGGAGAAGAGCAGAGGCATATCGCCGGTTGCGCTGTACACTGGAACAGGCCGCACGATGTTCGAGGCGCTGGCAGACGCTTCCCGCCAAACGGCACGGCTCCTCTCTCTGGGCCATGTGCGGGTGCTGGTGATCTCGGAGGCGTTCGCCCGCGAAGGCATCAAGGATCTTCTGGATGTGCTGGAGCGGGAGAGCGATACCCGGCTGAACAGCCTGATCTTCATCTCCAAGGGACAGCCTGCGCGTGAGATCATGTCCACAATGACTGTGTTCAGCAAAATCCCGGCCAATGATCTGGTGGAGAAGCTGGAGACAACCTCCAAGCAGTTCGGTTATAACTTC is a window encoding:
- the dapF gene encoding diaminopimelate epimerase; protein product: MEFTKMHGLGNDFIIVFGEDELPGNAAELAVTLCNRFFGIGADGLVYILPSQRGDYMMRIMNSDGSEAEQCGNAIRCVSKYVYEHGLVESEQIVIETIGAGEQKVSLKVKDGIVESVTVDMGEPVLSGLQIPVAIDAEPVLDQLIEADGTAFRFTAVSMGNPHAVIYVDDAVTFDLATWGPKLEVHPLFPRKVNVEFATVVNRSHVDMRVWERGAGPTLACGTGACATLVSSVLNGVTDRSAVISLKGGDLFIEWNEEDNHVYMTGPAQVVYTGSVDI
- a CDS encoding spore germination protein, with the translated sequence MKSGSNRKTQNAGADTAPGRPQGGVPLGLADTVAQSLLYIQTELGDSPDLLIRRIQIGGERRLEAAAVHLSGLADPASVNEFVLGSLLNHTEELFLDSTAGNADRPQEQASLPQQILSRAMEIGDAELKEDWKDVMLAILSGDTAILLEGCRAAILCGTRGGEQRAVSEPSSQLVVRGPKDGFVESVATNISLIRRRIKSAKLRLEVMKIGSETHTHVALMYMKGIAGEDLIRETRDRLNKIVINEILESGYIEELIQDKTFTPFPTIYNTERPDVAAGNLLEGRVVIIVDGTPFVLILPAVFTQFFQSAEDYSQRFDITILMRLIRYLSFLVLILGPSVYLALTTYHYEMIPTTLLINLLSQRENVPFPAFVELLLMEMAFEILREAGVRMPRAIGQTVSVVGALILGTAVVEAGIITPIMVIVVALTGIASFALPAYNLAIAGRIIRFAFLIMASIFGFYGITLGLILLVAHMSSLRSFGVPYLFPFVPLSIKSQKDTLFRLPLWLMGPDKPPAQMREEMPDYMLLTTGHEEELPPLIRMNARAEEENREK